One window from the genome of Amycolatopsis sp. NBC_01480 encodes:
- a CDS encoding winged helix-turn-helix transcriptional regulator — MNNWDVPYRQSVHEALAVLSGQWTVAVLATLALGERQFSDLLSEVNATEERVGWLSHPKPLTARVLTDTVRRLQGHGLVERRAEGTQFSAVHYQLTAEGRTLLSALRPLASWAQQHREPAPACPQGN; from the coding sequence GTGAATAACTGGGACGTGCCCTACCGGCAGAGCGTGCACGAAGCGCTGGCGGTGCTCAGCGGCCAATGGACCGTCGCAGTTCTCGCGACCCTCGCCCTCGGCGAGCGGCAGTTCTCCGACTTGCTCTCCGAGGTGAACGCGACCGAGGAACGGGTTGGCTGGCTCTCGCACCCGAAGCCGCTGACCGCGCGCGTGCTGACCGACACCGTTCGCCGGCTCCAAGGCCATGGTCTCGTCGAACGCCGCGCAGAGGGCACCCAGTTCAGCGCGGTCCACTACCAGCTCACCGCGGAGGGACGGACCCTGCTGAGCGCGCTTCGACCGCTCGCCAGCTGGGCGCAGCAACACCGCGAACCGGCACCGGCCTGCCCGCAAGGGAACTGA